One segment of Meriones unguiculatus strain TT.TT164.6M chromosome 3, Bangor_MerUng_6.1, whole genome shotgun sequence DNA contains the following:
- the Rarres2 gene encoding retinoic acid receptor responder protein 2, with translation MKYLLISLALWLSTVGVGGTELELSETQRRGLQVALEEFHRHPPVQWAFREMGVDSADEVFFSAGTFVRLEFKLQQTSCLKTDWKKPECKIKPNGKKRQCLACIKLDPKGKVLGRMIHCPIRKQGSQEPQESQCRKIAETGEDPGSYFFPGQFAFSRALRTK, from the exons ATGAAGTACCTGCTCATCTCCCTGGCCCTGTGGCTGAGCACAGTGGGCGTAGGTGGGACGGAGCTGGAGCTCAGCGAGACACAGCGCAGGGGCTTGCAGGTGGCTCTGGAGGAGTTCCACCGACACCCACCTGTGCAATGGGCCTTCCGGGAGATGGGTGTGGACAGCGCCGACGAAGTG TTCTTCTCGGCGGGCACCTTTGTGCGGTTGGAATTTAAGCTCCAGCAAACCAGCTGCCTCAAGACGGACTGGAAAAAACCCGAATGCAAAATCAAACCAAATGGG AAAAAGCGGCAATGCCTTGCCTGTATCAAACTGGACCCCAAGGGTAAAGTTCTAGGCCGGATGATCCACTGCCCAATACGGAAGCAAGGGTCTCAG GAGCCTCAGGAGTCCCAGTGCAGAAAGATAGCAGAGACTGGTGAGGACCCCGGCAGCTACTTCTTCCCTGGACAGTTTGCCTTCTCCAGAGCCCTGAGAACCAAATGA
- the Lrrc61 gene encoding leucine-rich repeat-containing protein 61 produces MEPSGEKPGEAEVLSITPQLLKSRSGEFALDSILLLKLRGLGLVDLGCLGECLNIEWLDLSGNALTHLGPLASLHQLAVLNVSNNQLTGLEPLAACENLQTLNAAGNLLATPGQLQCLAGLQGLEHLRLRDPLARLSNPMCGSPSYLAAIREVLPSLKVIDGERVSGQGSELYQLFRDLDSSLRPSSSPGLGAIEVQPWVEPGYWESWPIRSSSILEEACRQFQDTLQECLDLDRQAGDTLAQAQQALGPAESTSSFVF; encoded by the coding sequence ATGGAGCCCTCTggagagaagccaggagaggccgaGGTGCTGAGCATCACTCCCCAGCTGCTCAAGTCCCGCTCCGGAGAGTTTGCCCTGGATTCCATCCTGCTGCTGAAACTTAGGGGCTTAGGGCTGGTGGACCTGGGTTGTCTGGGGGAGTGCCTGAACATTGAGTGGCTTGACCTGTCAGGCAATGCGCTCACCCACCTGGGCCCGCTGGCCTCGCTGCATCAGCTGGCTGTGCTCAACGTCTCCAACAATCAGCTGACAGGGCTGGAGCCACTGGCAGCCTGTGAGAACCTGCAGACCCTCAATGCTGCTGGTAACCTGCTGGCCACTCCTGGCCAGCTTCAGTGTCTGGCTGGGCTACAGGGCCTGGAGCACCTGAGGCTCCGGGACCCTTTGGCACGGCTCAGCAATCCGATGTGTGGCAGCCCCTCCTACCTGGCTGCCATCCGAGAGGTGCTGCCTAGCCTCAAAGTCATAGATGGAGAACGCGTGAGTGGGCAGGGCAGCGAGCTGTACCAGTTATTCCGAGACCTGGACAGCTCCTTGCGCCCCAGCTCCAGCCCAGGCCTGGGAGCCATCGAGGTCCAGCCGTGGGTGGAGCCCGGCTACTGGGAGTCCTGGCCCATACGGAGCAGCTCCATTCTGGAGGAGGCCTGCAGGCAGTTCCAAGACACACTGCAGGAATGCCTTGACCTGGACCGCCAGGCTGGTGACACCTTGGCCCAGGCCCAGCAGGCTCTCGGCCCTGCAGAAAGCACCTCTTCCTTTGTCTTCTGA